Proteins co-encoded in one Falco rusticolus isolate bFalRus1 chromosome 14, bFalRus1.pri, whole genome shotgun sequence genomic window:
- the MOSPD1 gene encoding motile sperm domain-containing protein 1 isoform X2, whose amino-acid sequence MQQQKRQPELVEGNLPVFVFPTELIFYADDQSTHKQVLTLYNPYEFALKFKVLCTTPNKYAVVDATGAVKPQCCVDIVIRHRDVRASYYGVIDKFRLQVSEQSQRKALGKKEIIATLLPSAKEQQQQKEEEEKRIKEHLAESVFFEQTLCQPENRTASSGPSLLTVFLGIVCIAALMLPTLGEMESLVPLYLHLSVNQKLVAAYVLGLITMVILRT is encoded by the exons ATGCAGCAACAAAAAAGACAGCCAGAGTTAGTGGAAGGAAATcttcctgtttttgtttttcctacaGAACTTATATTTTATGCAGATGACCAGTCAACACACAAGCAGGTGTTGACTCTATATAACCCCTATGAGTTTGCCTTAAAATTCAAAG TTCTTTGTACAACTCCAAATAAATACGCAGTGGTTGATGCTACTGGTGCAGTGAAGCCGCAGTGCTGTGTTGATAT tgtGATTCGTCACAGAGATGTTCGGGCTTCTTACTATGGTGTGATAGATAAATTCCGTCTACAAGTGTCTGAGCAGAGCCAGAGGAAGGCATTAGGGAAAAAGGAGATTATTGCTACTCTACTTCCGTCTGCAAaggaacagcaacaacaaaaggaagaggaggaaaaacgAATAAAAGAACACCTGGCTGAAAGTGTCTTTTTCGAGCAGACTTTGTGTCAACCAG aaaacagaactgcCTCGTCGGGACCTAGTTTACTAACAGTCTTCCTAGGAATAGTGTGTATTGCAGCACTAATGCTACCTACATTGGGGGAAATGGAATCCCTGGTGCCTCTCTACCTCCACTTAAGTGTGAATCAAAAGTTAGTAGCTGCTTATGTTTTAG GTCTCATCACCATGGTTATTTTGAGAACATGA
- the MOSPD1 gene encoding motile sperm domain-containing protein 1 isoform X1, producing the protein MQQQKRQPELVEGNLPVFVFPTELIFYADDQSTHKQVLTLYNPYEFALKFKVLCTTPNKYAVVDATGAVKPQCCVDIVIRHRDVRASYYGVIDKFRLQVSEQSQRKALGKKEIIATLLPSAKEQQQQKEEEEKRIKEHLAESVFFEQTLCQPENRTASSGPSLLTVFLGIVCIAALMLPTLGEMESLVPLYLHLSVNQKLVAAYVLDLKNSHTKLSSPVPLPGRNEDLKETS; encoded by the exons ATGCAGCAACAAAAAAGACAGCCAGAGTTAGTGGAAGGAAATcttcctgtttttgtttttcctacaGAACTTATATTTTATGCAGATGACCAGTCAACACACAAGCAGGTGTTGACTCTATATAACCCCTATGAGTTTGCCTTAAAATTCAAAG TTCTTTGTACAACTCCAAATAAATACGCAGTGGTTGATGCTACTGGTGCAGTGAAGCCGCAGTGCTGTGTTGATAT tgtGATTCGTCACAGAGATGTTCGGGCTTCTTACTATGGTGTGATAGATAAATTCCGTCTACAAGTGTCTGAGCAGAGCCAGAGGAAGGCATTAGGGAAAAAGGAGATTATTGCTACTCTACTTCCGTCTGCAAaggaacagcaacaacaaaaggaagaggaggaaaaacgAATAAAAGAACACCTGGCTGAAAGTGTCTTTTTCGAGCAGACTTTGTGTCAACCAG aaaacagaactgcCTCGTCGGGACCTAGTTTACTAACAGTCTTCCTAGGAATAGTGTGTATTGCAGCACTAATGCTACCTACATTGGGGGAAATGGAATCCCTGGTGCCTCTCTACCTCCACTTAAGTGTGAATCAAAAGTTAGTAGCTGCTTATGTTTTAG ATTTGAAGAACAGTCACACTAAACTCAGTTCTCCTGTCCCACTACCTGGCAGAAATGAGGATTTAAAGGAAACGAGCTAG